In Amblyraja radiata isolate CabotCenter1 chromosome 30, sAmbRad1.1.pri, whole genome shotgun sequence, a single window of DNA contains:
- the fkbpl gene encoding FK506-binding protein-like, with amino-acid sequence MAMSDSCEALTVTNNRDGQDQARDLSDTRTLPNPITWPCPDGSFVKKILQVGSGLDRPKEGSRCRVCVEVEPTSSFDSSHFPIGINQPVDIVLGESDTWFAEVVDKCVESMLQGERGEVLLAPGLTEAGADLAAGLSFTVTLEEFTMHKDSWAMTFNEKWLSAMHHKARGTEHFKNGNLFGATRRYAKSLRLLVSVKYEVPLERGDEYNKARCALYSNLAACQLKQNQHTNVIQNCSKALEIEPNSVKCLYRRGQAYASINEVDKAKRDLQRVLKLEPGSTAAAQQLRTLTQQARADNDKLGKAMSKLFS; translated from the coding sequence ATGGCAATGAGCGACTCGTGTGAGGCTCTGACAGTTACAAATAACCGCGATGGGCAAGATCAAGCGAGAGATCTGTCGGATACGAGGACTCTTCCGAACCCGATCACCTGGCCGTGCCCAGATGGTTCCTTTGTAAAGAAGATTTTACAGGTTGGTAGCGGGCTAGATAGACCCAAAGAAGGATCCCGGTGCCGTGTATGTGTTGAGGTGGAACCCACAAGCAGTTTTGACTCGAGTCATTTTCCGATTGGGATTAATCAGCCGGTGGACATAGTTCTTGGGGAGAGCGATACATGGTTTGCAGAAGTGGTTGATAAATGCGTCGAGTCCATGCTGCAGGGAGAGCGTGGTGAAGTGCTGCTGGCTCCAGGTTTGACGGAGGCAGGAGCTGACCTGGCCGCCGGGCTGAGCTTCACCGTGACCCTGGAAGAGTTCACCATGCACAAGGACTCGTGGGCGATGACATTCAATGAAAAGTGGCTCTCCGCCATGCACCACAAAGCCAGAGGCACGGAGCATTTTAAAAACGGGAACCTCTTTGGAGCCACGCGCCGCTACGCAAAGTCGCTGAGGCTGCTGGTGTCGGTGAAGTACGAGGTCCCcctggagagaggggatgagtaCAACAAGGCCCGCTGCGCACTCTACTCCAACCTGGCCGCCTGCCAGTTGAAGCAGAACCAGCACACAAACGTCATCCAGAACTGCTCGAAGGCGCTGGAGATCGAGCCCAACTCGGTCAAGTGCCTGTACCGCCGGGGCCAGGCATACGCCTCCATCAACGAGGTGGACAAGGCCAAGAGGGATTTGCAGAGGGTGCTGAAGCTGGAGCCGGGCAGCACTGCTGCCGCACAGCAACTCCGAACCCTCACTCAGCAAGCCCGAGCTGACAATGACAAGCTGGGCAAAGCAATGAGTAAGCTATTCAGCTAG